A section of the bacterium genome encodes:
- a CDS encoding porin: protein MAGMRNVLLRFLLLLAVVGVARAELSLISDKLTMDALVASSAQWWQAQTGGLAHSEFVLDRVSAPIGMTGQLSRAVSFRASGDVSMLQPQDLYVDLQWRDSFRLRAGQFLLPLGMDAMTPPDSQKLPSSSFLASYAKPTGTRDVGILGSWAPGRFSVSAAVINGGGANLKDDNTSKDLCGRVTFKPLSAVDGILALRAYYGRPDTADTAWRTLAAEARLVHGPLEIQAEFQNLSAQHIRNNMAYLQAASDRGVLKPVGRLDLTLSNGGVSEWMIAGGLNLQPVSDHFRATLDCTYHKSYQGNWSVFGFDIRLQAWL from the coding sequence ATGGCTGGGATGCGCAACGTATTGTTACGGTTTCTGCTACTACTCGCCGTTGTAGGTGTTGCCCGGGCCGAACTGAGCCTGATCAGTGACAAGTTGACGATGGACGCGCTAGTCGCGAGCAGCGCGCAATGGTGGCAGGCACAGACGGGAGGACTCGCTCACAGCGAGTTTGTCCTCGATCGAGTCTCTGCGCCGATCGGAATGACCGGACAACTGAGCCGCGCCGTTTCCTTCCGAGCAAGTGGCGATGTCAGCATGCTCCAGCCGCAGGACTTGTACGTCGACCTGCAATGGCGTGATAGTTTCCGGCTGCGCGCGGGCCAGTTCCTGCTTCCACTAGGGATGGACGCCATGACACCGCCCGACAGTCAGAAACTGCCAAGTAGTTCATTCCTGGCCAGCTACGCCAAGCCAACGGGAACGCGAGATGTCGGGATTCTCGGAAGCTGGGCGCCTGGCCGCTTCTCGGTGTCGGCCGCAGTCATTAACGGCGGTGGCGCGAATCTCAAGGACGACAATACCAGTAAGGACCTATGCGGGAGAGTGACCTTCAAACCGCTATCGGCGGTGGATGGGATTCTCGCCCTACGCGCCTACTACGGGCGGCCCGATACGGCAGACACGGCCTGGCGGACTCTCGCAGCCGAGGCCCGCCTCGTCCACGGTCCGCTTGAAATCCAAGCCGAATTCCAGAACCTTAGTGCTCAGCACATTCGGAACAACATGGCGTATCTCCAGGCGGCATCGGATAGGGGTGTACTGAAGCCAGTTGGACGGCTGGATCTGACCTTGTCCAACGGGGGGGTCTCAGAGTGGATGATAGCCGGGGGACTCAACTTGCAGCCTGTCTCAGATCACTTCAGGGCCACGCTTGACTGCACCTACCATAAGAGCTATCAGGGCAACTGGAGTGTCTTCGGTTTCGACATCCGGCTGCAGGCATGGCTGTAG